A portion of the Paenibacillus sp. PvR098 genome contains these proteins:
- a CDS encoding DEAD/DEAH box helicase, with amino-acid sequence MNTGFSSLHIAPAYVKRLQELEITEPSPIQAEAIPVALEGRDIVAQSQTGTGKTLAYALPLLHKVDEGLREVQALVLVPTRELGMQIVGTLEELTKGSDIRVQQLIGGASIDRQIDKLKLKPQIVVGTPGRVYELVRLRKLKLHGIRTVVVDEVDQVFELGSMQEVEALFKGMLRDRQLLFFSATFPAPLQNVIDHWMRDPAYVRVNPTQRTSETLDHLYFVCEEREKIDTLRRLVRLYNPKAAIVFINDTDNIGEAVAKLQYVGLSVEGLYGEASKQDRANVMQAFRAGKFQLLLATDVAARGLDLPQVTHVINLDPPIDADHYVHRVGRTGRMGRKGLALSIITPREQFIMNKFSKTLGIDIERRSMFKGKVVGPDQEREPRREGKKLVERRVPSRDAVPSDRQDSQAAAPSQSKPARVSSSAKGVPAQQKAPDKRKPERERDRKNKGAPKWLKEKQQGNPKP; translated from the coding sequence ATGAATACGGGTTTTTCTTCTTTACATATAGCCCCAGCGTACGTCAAACGGCTTCAGGAGCTGGAGATTACCGAGCCTTCGCCGATTCAAGCGGAGGCGATACCGGTCGCGCTGGAAGGAAGGGATATCGTTGCCCAGTCGCAAACCGGAACAGGAAAGACGCTCGCTTATGCGCTGCCGCTGCTGCACAAGGTAGACGAAGGGCTAAGGGAGGTGCAGGCGCTTGTGCTGGTGCCAACCCGTGAGCTTGGCATGCAGATTGTCGGTACACTGGAGGAGCTGACAAAGGGCAGTGATATTCGAGTACAACAGCTGATCGGGGGAGCCTCCATCGATCGCCAAATCGACAAGCTCAAGCTGAAACCGCAGATTGTGGTCGGAACGCCTGGGCGCGTGTATGAGCTCGTCAGGCTGAGAAAATTGAAGCTTCACGGCATTCGCACGGTTGTTGTCGATGAGGTAGATCAGGTGTTTGAGCTCGGTTCGATGCAGGAAGTCGAAGCATTGTTCAAAGGCATGCTTCGCGACCGGCAGCTGCTGTTCTTCTCTGCAACGTTCCCGGCGCCGCTTCAGAATGTAATCGACCACTGGATGCGCGATCCTGCATATGTGCGCGTGAATCCTACGCAGCGTACGTCAGAAACGCTCGATCACTTGTATTTCGTCTGTGAGGAGCGGGAGAAGATTGACACGCTGCGCAGGCTTGTCCGGTTGTATAACCCCAAGGCCGCGATAGTGTTCATTAACGATACGGACAACATCGGGGAAGCGGTGGCCAAGCTGCAGTACGTCGGCTTGTCCGTGGAAGGTCTGTACGGCGAAGCCTCCAAACAGGACAGGGCTAATGTCATGCAGGCGTTTCGGGCGGGAAAATTCCAGCTGCTGCTGGCAACCGATGTAGCGGCGCGCGGACTGGATTTGCCGCAGGTGACGCATGTCATCAATCTGGACCCGCCGATCGATGCCGACCATTATGTGCATCGCGTGGGCCGCACGGGTCGTATGGGGCGGAAAGGATTGGCCTTGTCGATCATCACGCCGCGGGAGCAGTTCATCATGAACAAATTCTCCAAGACGCTCGGCATTGATATCGAGCGGAGATCGATGTTTAAGGGCAAAGTGGTCGGTCCAGACCAGGAGAGGGAGCCGCGCCGCGAGGGCAAAAAGCTCGTGGAGCGAAGAGTGCCAAGCAGGGACGCTGTGCCATCGGATCGCCAGGATTCGCAAGCTGCCGCACCGAGTCAAAGCAAGCCTGCGCGGGTCAGCAGCAGCGCCAAGGGCGTGCCGGCCCAGCAGAAGGCGCCAGATAAGCGGAAGCCGGAGAGGGAGCGCGATCGCAAGAACAAAGGTGCGCCGAAGTGGCTGAAGGAGAAGCAGCAGGGGAATCCGAAGCCATAA
- a CDS encoding MDR family MFS transporter, with protein sequence MSIPEINEANKSKEADVFPFWPVMFGIFFGSFLAILGVSTINVAIPILMRDFQTDLSTVQWTLTGFMLSTGIIAPITGYLGDRFSTKYLYVTALIGFTVMSGFCAAAWNIESLIAFRILQGVFSGMVMPATMTIVYQIIPKERQAFALSMWSLSAMLAPAIGPTLAGWLIESFGWEWLFLMNLPFGVLAVLVAMKMIPYYRLHTPKSFDLFGFVTVVLCSSSFLIAFSEAHRFGWSSWQTLSLLGFGAVTLVLFIRRELSTPEPLLNLSVFKNSRYTYTLILSSIITISLYSGTYLTPVFLQNIQHVSAMDTGLILLPSSLAMAIFMPITGKLYARIGPMWLIVSGIVLIGIGTFAMAQLRLDIPQGYIIFWMTIRNIGIALSTMPASNAGMQVIARELSGHASSASNWIRQGLGSFSIGLFTSLLASRVAVHTDELTSSGAADHPADKVFVAQQAFTLSVNDVYILATIIVLIGLPFCIPLRNRSKRDTLRDGNEPQNA encoded by the coding sequence GTGTCCATACCTGAAATAAACGAAGCGAATAAGTCAAAGGAAGCTGACGTCTTTCCTTTCTGGCCCGTCATGTTCGGAATTTTTTTCGGTTCGTTCCTGGCCATTCTAGGGGTGAGCACGATCAATGTAGCCATTCCCATCCTCATGAGGGATTTTCAAACGGATTTATCTACCGTACAGTGGACACTGACCGGTTTTATGCTGTCCACCGGGATTATCGCCCCGATTACAGGCTATCTTGGGGACCGTTTCAGCACAAAATATTTATATGTCACCGCTTTGATCGGCTTTACCGTGATGTCTGGATTTTGTGCAGCAGCCTGGAACATCGAATCGCTGATCGCCTTTCGTATTCTGCAGGGCGTGTTCAGCGGGATGGTGATGCCTGCTACCATGACGATCGTGTATCAGATCATTCCGAAGGAGCGTCAAGCGTTTGCCCTGAGCATGTGGAGCTTGTCCGCGATGCTGGCCCCGGCGATCGGTCCAACGCTTGCCGGTTGGCTGATCGAAAGCTTTGGTTGGGAATGGCTGTTCCTCATGAACCTCCCGTTCGGAGTTCTTGCAGTACTCGTTGCCATGAAGATGATTCCTTACTATCGGCTCCATACGCCCAAATCATTCGATTTGTTCGGCTTTGTAACGGTGGTTCTCTGCAGCTCTTCCTTTCTCATCGCTTTCAGTGAAGCGCATCGCTTTGGATGGAGCTCATGGCAAACGTTATCCCTGCTTGGCTTCGGCGCAGTCACGCTCGTCTTGTTCATCCGGCGGGAGCTCAGTACCCCTGAACCGCTGCTCAATCTAAGTGTGTTCAAGAACAGCCGTTATACCTACACCTTGATCCTGAGCTCCATTATTACGATCAGTCTTTATTCGGGAACCTATTTGACACCCGTTTTTCTGCAAAATATCCAACACGTCTCCGCGATGGACACTGGCTTGATTCTGCTACCCTCTTCGCTCGCTATGGCGATCTTCATGCCGATTACCGGCAAGCTCTACGCCCGTATCGGCCCGATGTGGCTCATCGTCAGCGGCATTGTGCTGATCGGCATCGGAACATTCGCTATGGCGCAACTGCGTCTGGATATACCACAAGGCTACATCATCTTTTGGATGACCATCCGCAATATCGGGATTGCGCTGTCCACCATGCCTGCGTCCAATGCGGGAATGCAGGTCATTGCACGGGAGCTGTCAGGTCATGCATCCTCGGCGAGCAACTGGATCCGCCAAGGCCTTGGCTCCTTCTCCATCGGGCTGTTCACCTCGCTTCTCGCGTCCCGCGTCGCGGTGCATACCGACGAGCTCACCAGCTCCGGAGCAGCGGACCATCCTGCCGACAAGGTGTTTGTGGCGCAGCAGGCATTCACGCTTAGCGTGAATGACGTATATATCCTTGCAACGATCATCGTTCTGATCGGCCTGCCCTTCTGTATCCCTCTGCGCAACCGCAGCAAGAGGGATACGCTCCGTGATGGGAACGAGCCTCAGAACGCTTAA
- a CDS encoding FAD-dependent oxidoreductase: MRRKPKKRNLTVLLTVLALVAMAAVYTSLVDWNGKETGSPNVAATNGAVTPELKPNPESKEPTIPSEQTDIVIIGSELEGLYLARAAVDEGLKVKVLDTREAFGGQVLQGEMLFLDETRDDARRLLVQGRAKELFDGFRNGKIRKLGEFEQYFDKLIQGIPVEQGIRIDSVEQLPGQFGAHTVGALQYTTKDGQKKRIESSYWVENTDYAAMASKLEVNRLAGLEKFYGQNEIEYMSSGMMMKFKNVDWTKFQQHFKSLTIQERNKKYGYGQVDHSYAIGLTGITNRYQSTNDRVFLRGLNAVHQRDGEVIINAFLIYTVDPSDDQSVAEAMELGKKEIPLILDHFRSSIVGWENAELNGFPNYLYIREYNHYETDYVLKPSDMLGAKMFWDNVSIGGYPLDLQGTSANKWGIEMGRPDKYGMPLRSFLLKNYDNVIMAGKNVGASAIAFGSARIQPNTGLAAESIGVILGQIQGKKKLRELREADMPALQDYLASKYAIQLTGVTGNNKIAGWTAEEIAKLDTGEIVYAQYVKKRQ, encoded by the coding sequence TTGAGGAGGAAACCTAAAAAAAGAAACCTGACCGTCCTGCTGACGGTTCTGGCTCTCGTCGCTATGGCTGCGGTGTATACTTCTCTGGTCGACTGGAACGGCAAAGAGACGGGCTCACCGAATGTAGCCGCAACTAATGGGGCTGTAACGCCCGAGCTGAAACCTAACCCGGAATCTAAAGAGCCGACCATTCCAAGTGAACAGACGGACATTGTCATCATAGGCAGTGAGCTTGAGGGCCTCTACCTGGCCCGCGCCGCAGTGGACGAGGGTCTCAAGGTGAAGGTGCTCGACACTCGCGAAGCGTTCGGCGGCCAGGTGCTGCAGGGTGAAATGCTGTTTTTGGACGAGACCCGCGATGACGCGCGCCGCCTGCTGGTTCAGGGGCGGGCCAAGGAGCTGTTCGACGGTTTTCGGAATGGCAAAATCCGCAAGCTAGGTGAATTCGAGCAATATTTCGATAAGCTTATTCAAGGCATTCCTGTAGAGCAGGGCATCCGCATCGACAGTGTCGAGCAGCTGCCGGGGCAATTCGGGGCTCATACCGTGGGGGCGCTTCAATATACAACGAAGGACGGACAAAAGAAACGGATCGAATCCTCTTATTGGGTAGAAAATACCGATTACGCCGCGATGGCGAGCAAGCTTGAGGTTAACCGTCTGGCTGGACTGGAAAAATTCTACGGACAAAACGAAATCGAATATATGAGTTCCGGCATGATGATGAAGTTTAAAAACGTCGATTGGACGAAATTCCAGCAGCATTTTAAAAGCTTGACTATACAGGAACGAAACAAGAAGTACGGTTATGGCCAAGTGGATCACAGCTATGCGATCGGACTGACGGGGATAACCAACAGATACCAATCCACGAACGATCGCGTCTTCCTGCGCGGCCTTAATGCTGTCCATCAGAGGGACGGCGAAGTCATTATCAATGCGTTCCTGATTTATACCGTCGACCCGTCCGATGATCAATCGGTCGCCGAAGCGATGGAGCTTGGGAAGAAGGAAATCCCGCTGATCCTGGATCATTTCCGCAGCAGCATCGTCGGTTGGGAGAATGCAGAGCTGAACGGCTTCCCGAATTACCTGTACATACGCGAGTATAACCATTACGAAACCGATTATGTGCTCAAGCCTTCGGACATGCTGGGGGCCAAAATGTTCTGGGATAATGTCAGCATCGGCGGCTATCCGCTTGACCTGCAGGGCACTAGCGCGAACAAGTGGGGCATCGAGATGGGCCGTCCCGATAAATACGGGATGCCGCTGCGCAGCTTCCTGCTCAAGAATTACGATAACGTGATCATGGCCGGCAAGAATGTCGGAGCCTCCGCCATCGCCTTCGGCAGCGCGCGTATTCAGCCGAACACCGGCCTCGCCGCGGAATCGATCGGGGTTATCTTAGGGCAAATTCAAGGCAAAAAGAAGCTGCGCGAATTGAGAGAGGCGGACATGCCTGCGCTTCAGGACTATCTTGCAAGCAAATACGCGATTCAACTGACCGGTGTGACCGGCAATAACAAGATCGCCGGTTGGACGGCAGAGGAAATTGCCAAATTGGATACAGGAGAGATTGTCTACGCACAATATGTGAAGAAGCGACAATAG